The DNA sequence CGGCGCCTCACGGACGCCCGAGACGACCGGAAGGAGCGGGCATGACCGAGCCGCTGCTGGAGCTGTCCGGCGTCACCAAGCACTTCCCGGTGACGGGCGGATTCCTGATCAAGCGCCGGATCGGGTCGGTGCACGCGGTGGACGACGTCGACCTCACCGTCGCCCCCGGGGAGACGGTCGGCCTCGTCGGCGAGTCCGGCTGCGGCAAGTCGACCACCGGCCGGCTCGTGGCGCGGCTGCTCGAGCCGGATCGCGGGACGATCCGGTTCGACGGGCGGGACATCACCCACGCGAGCCGCCGGGAGCTCAAGCCGATCCGCCCGCAGATCCAGATGATCTTCCAGGACCCGTACTCGTCGCTCAACCCGCGGCACACCGTGGGGTCGATCATCCGCGGGCCGATGGAGATCAACGGCATCGACCCGCCCGGGGGCCGGGAGAGGCGGGTGCGCGAGCTGCTGGAGACGGTCGGGCTCAACCCCGAGCACTACAACCGCTACCCGCACGAGTTCTCCGGCGGGCAGCGCCAGCGCATCGGGATCGCGCGGGCGCTCGCCCTGCAGCCCAGGCTGATCGTGGCCGACGAGCCGGTGTCCGCGCTCGACGTGTCGATCCAGGCCCAGGTGATCAACCTGCTGCAGCGGCTGCAGCGGGAGTTCGGGATCGCGTTCCTGTTCATCGCCCACGACCTTGCGGTGGTGCGGCACTTCTCCCACCGGGTCGCGGTGATGTACCTGGGCCGGATCGTGGAGATCGCCGACCGCGCCTCGCTCTACGAGCGGCCCCGCCACCCGTACACGCACGCGCTGCTGTCCGCGGTGCCGGAGATCGACCCGGAGCCGGGCCGCGAGCGCATCCGGCTCACCGGCGACCTCCCCTCCCCCGTCGACCCGCCGTCCGGGTGCCGGTTCCGCACCCGGTGCTGGAAGGCGACGGAGAAGTGCGCGCAGGAGACCCCGCCGCTGGTCCGGCTCGACGGCAACGCCGAGGGGCACCTGGTGGCCTGCCACCACCCGATGGACCCGCCGCCGCCGGCGGAGCCGGCCGCGCACGGGGCGCTCGCCCAGGGGTCCGCGGAGAACCGGCCCGGCTGAGCCGCGGTACGGCCGGCCGGTCAGCCGCGCCGCTTCCAGGCCGACTCGGCGAGGTCGCGCAGCTCCTGGACGGCCTTCGCGGCGTCCTCGGCGCCGTACACCGCGCTGCCCGCGACGAACACGTCCGCGCCCGCCTCGGCGCAGCGCTCGATCGTGGCCGCGGACACGCCGCCGTCCACCTGGAGCCAGACCTCGCCGCCGTGCCGGTCGATGAGCTCGCGGGCCCGGCGCACCTTCGGCAGCACCACGTCGAGGAACGGCTGGCCGCCGAAGCCCGGCTCCACGGTCATCACGAGCAGCATGTCGATCTCGCCGAACAGGTCCGCGTACGGCTCCACCGGGGTGGCCGGGTTGAGCGCGAAGCCCGCCCGCGCGCCCGCCCGGCGGATCTGCCGCAGCGTGCGCACCGGCGCCTTGGCCGCCTCGGCGTGGATGGTGACGCTGCCCGCGCCCGCCTCGGCGTACTGCACCGCCCACCGGTCCGGGTCCTCGATCATCAGATGGCAGTCGAGCGGCAGCGGCGTGGCCTTGAGCAGCGACTCGACCACCGGCAGGCCGAGGGTGAGGTTGGGCACGAAGTGGTTGTCCATGACGTCGACGTGGAGCCAGTCGGCGACGTCGCCGACCCGGGCCGCCTCGTCGGCGAGCCGCGCGAAGTCCGCGGACAGGATGCTGGGCGAGATCTGTACAGCCATGATGGGGCGAGTCTATTGGGCCCGCCGCCGTGACCTGTGCCGGGACCGCTCCCTCGCCGCGTCCGATCAGGACGCGGTGCGCCGCAGCAGGGCGAGGAACATCGCGTCGGTGCCGTGCCGGTGCGGCCAGAACCGCGCGTACGGCCCGTCGCCGAGCCCGTCGGCCTCGGGCAGGTACTCGCGGGCGTCGAGCGTCTCCAGGTCGCCGCGGCGGCCCGCGACGTCCTCGACCACGACGACGGTCTCGGCGAGGTGCGGCGAGCAGGTGACGTAGGCGACCACGCCGCCGGGCCGTACCGCGTCGGCGGCGGCCTCCAGCAGGCGGCGCTGCAGCGCGGTGAGCTCGGGCAGCGACTCCGGGCCGCGCCGCCACCGGGCCTCCGGGCGGCGGCGCAGCGCGCCCAGGCCGGTGCACGGGGCGTCGAGCATGACCCGGTCGAACGCGGCCTCGCGCCAGGCGGGGGCGGTGCCGTCGGCGACGACCACGGCGGCGTCGCGGACCGCCTGCCGTACCAGGGCGGCCCGGTGGGGCTGCACGTCGGAGGCGAGCAGCCGGGCGCCGCGCTGGGCGGCGACCGCGTCGAGCAGGCCGGCCTTGCCGCCGGGGCCCGCGGCGAGGTCGAGCCACCGGGCGTCGGGCCCGGTCACCGGCACCCGGGTGAGCGCGAGCGCGACGAGCTGGCTCGCCTCGTCCTGCACCCCGGCCCGCCCCTCGGCGACCGCGGGGATCGCGGCCGGGTCGCCCTCGGGCAGGTAGGCCGCGTACGGCGAGCGGCGGGCGCGCTCGGCGCCGGCCGCGACCAGCTCGTCGACCGTGGCCCGGCCGGGCCGGGCGACGAGGGTGACGAGGGGACGCTCGTTGTCCGCGGCGAGCAGCGCCTCGGCCTCGGCCCGGTCGCCGCCGAGCGCGTCGAGCAGCGCGGTGACGATCCACCGGGGGTGGCTGTGGGTGACCGCGAGGTGGCCGACGAGGTCCTCCTCGGCCGCGGGGGCGACGATCGGCAGCCACTCCTCCAGGCTGCGGTGCGCGACGCGGCGCAGCACCGCGTTGGCGTACCGGGACGGTCCCTCGCCCACCCGGCGGCGCACCAGGGCGACGGTGGCGCTCACCGCGGCGTGCGGCGGGATGCGGGTGGCGAGCAGCTGGTGCACGCCGAGGCGCAGCGCGTCGAGCAGCGGCGGGTCCAGCCTCTCCGGCGCCCGGTCGCTGCACGCGGCGATGATCCGGTCGTAGGTGAGCAGGCCGCGCAGCGTGCCGTAGCCGAGCTCGGTGGCGAGCGCGGCGTCCCGGCCGGTCAGGCCGCGTTCCCGCAGCATGCGCGGGAGCAGCAGGTTGGCGTAGGCGTCCCGCTCGCGCACCGCGCGCAGCAGGTCGAAGGCCGCGTTCCGCGCCTCGTCCCGCACCGGCCGCCGCGGCTCGGCCTGGCGGGGCGGCCGCGCCCGGCCCCGTCGCCGTTGTCCGGTCACGTCGCTCCTCGCTCGCTCAGGTCAGGGCGTCGCCCGCGGTGAGGCGGGCGCCGCGGGCCCACTCGGCGGCGGTCATCGCGCGCTTGCCCTCGGGGCGCACCTCGCCGAGCCGTACCGGGACGGTGCCGGTGCCGGCGAGCACCTCCTCCTTGGTGGCGTGCAGCGCGCCGGGCGGCAGCGCGGGCGCGTCCGGGACCGGCCGGACCGGGCCGAGCTTGAGCCGGCCGCCGCGGAACTCGGTCCACGCCCCCGGGGCCGGGGTGCAGGCGCGGATCAGCCGGTCGACGCGCAGCGCGGGCGCGGCCCAGTCGACGCGGGCGTCCGCCACCTCGATCTTGGGGGCGAACGAGACGCCCTCGGCGGGCTGCGGGCGCGCCTCGAGCGTGCCGTCCTCGATGCCGTCGAGCGTGGCGGCGAGCAGCCGCGCGCCGGACTCGGCGAGCCGGGCGAGCAGGTCGCCGCTGGTGTCCTCGGGCCGCACCGCCTCGGTGACCACGCCGAACACCGGGCCGGCGTCGAGCTCCTTGACGATGCGGAACGTGGTCGCGCCGGTGATCTCGTCGCCGTGCAGGATCGCGTGCTGCACCGGGGCCGCGCCGCGCCACGCGGGCAGCAGCGAGAAGTGCAGGTTCACCCAGCCGTGCCGGGGGATCTCGAGCGCGGTCTCCGGCAGCAGCGCGCCGTACGCCACGACCGGGCAGCAGTCGGGCGCGATCTCGCGCAGCCGGGCCAGGAACTCCGGGTCGCCCGCGCGGGCGGGCTTGAGCACCTCCACGCCCGCCTCGGCGGCGAGCTCGGCCACCGGGCTGGGATGCACTTTCCGCCCCCGCCCCGACCGGGCGTCGGGCCGGGTCACCACGGCCACGACCTCGTGCCGCGGCGACCGAAGCAGCAGCCGCAGCGACGGCAGCGCCGTCTCCGGCGTTCCGGCGAAGACCAAACGCAAGGTTCCCCCAACGCCTCTCTCGAACCGGCCCCCGGTCACCCGCACACGAGGGGCCCGATCACGGTGCGCGCGGCGTCCCGGTCGCGCGGCGCACCACCGTCCCGCCCGGCCGTACGGCGGGCCTCGGATGGCCTCAGATCGCCTTGCCGTAGGTGGCGTGCGGCGAGTACTTCACCACCGGCGGCTTGAGGCCGCTCCACTCGGCCTCCCGGATCGCCTTCATGGCGAGCTTGCGCTGCTCGGGATCCATGCGGTCGATGAACAGCACGCCGTCCAGGTGGTCGGTCTCGTGCTGGAGGCAGCGGGCCATCAGGTCCGTGCCCTCGATCACGACCGGCTCGCCGTACATGTTGAAGCCCTTGGCCACCGCGCGCACCGCGCGGGGGGTCGGGAAGGACAGGCCCGGGAAGGAAAGGCAGCCCTCCTCCCCCTCCTCGTCCATCTCGTCGGACAGGTCGAGGTCGGGGTTGACCAGGTGCCCCAGCCGGCCCTCGATGTGGTAGGTGAACACCCGGAGGCTCACCCCGATCTGGGGCGCGGCCAGGCCCGCTCCGGGCGCGTCCAGCATCGTGTCGGTGAGGTCCTTGACGAGCTTGCGCAGCTCCTTGTCGAAGTCCGTCACCGGCTCCGCCGGAGTGCGCAGCACCGGGTCACCGAACAGGCGGATGGGCTTAACGGCCACGAAACGGCTCCGTTCCTTGCCTTCACTAACCGGGAGATCCCCAGTCTACGCGCCCGGCCGGGCCCCGGCGTCCGCGGCGGTCGCCGCGCTCACCGGGAGCGGACCTTCATCACCGCCTTGCGCGCCGCCTTGCCCACCGCCGGGTCGGGGTGGTGCTCGGCGAGCAGCTCGAGCACGGCGAGCGTGTCGGGGTGGTCGCAGGCCGCCATGTCGTCGACGAGCCGCAGCAGCTCCTCGCCGCTCTCCAGGGAGTCGAACTCGCCGAGCGCCTCGGACACGTCGCCGAGGTGGAGCAGCGTGGCGAGGGTGTCCACGGCGAGCCAGACGTTGTCGGCGTCGGTGAGCGACGGGGCGTCGAGGTCCCGCACGCCGAGCCACACCGCGGCGTGCCGCCACATCATCGGCTCGGCGAGCGCCTCGCGCACCGCGGGCTCGGCCTCGGGCCCCAGCTCCTCGAGGATCGTGCCGATCACGCCGCGGTGGCCGGCGGTCCCGCCGGCCGCCACCTTGATCAGCTCGCGGGCGGCGTCCTCGGGGGTCCGGCGCTCCACCCACACCCCGGCGGCGCTCGCGGGCGCCTCGCCGCTCAGCATCGCCTCGATCAGCTCGGCGGCGGTGAGCTCGGCGAAGTGGGCGACGTCCGCGAGCAGCGGGGCGTCGTGGCCCTCGCGCAGCAGGTCCTGGCGCACCGCCCAGACGCCGAGCGGGGTGAGCCGTACCGCGTCGACCGTGCCGTCGCCGCCGTGCCGCTCGAACAGGCCGCAGTACTCCAGCAGCTCGACGGCGGCGGCGAGGTCGCCGGGCAGCCGCTCGCGCAGCTCGCGCATCTCCTCCGGGCCGGCGCCGCAGCCGATCTCGTGGGCCTGGAGCATGCCCTCGGCGAGCGCCGGGACGGTGATGCCGTCGGTCATCGCGTACATGGTCGCGAGCATCTCGGCGAGGTGCTCGTCGACGACCGGGGAGCCGGTGAGCTCGTCCTCGGCGCGGTCGAGCACGTCCATGATCACGCCGTCCCAGAACTCCAGCGTCTCGTCCGGGAGGCCCCGGCCGGGCGCCGCCCCGTCCCGGGTGATCTGCACCAGGCCGGTGTTCACCGCGACGACCCACAGCAGGCGCACCCGGTCGGGGGCGATGCCGAGGTCGGCCGCGGCCTGATCGACGTCGGCCTGCTCCAGCAGCCCCTCGACGGTGAGGCTGCGGGTGCCGGTCCACTCCGCCAGGCGCCGTACGTCGCGCACGAGCGGCACCTGCGGCACCATCGCGGCGAGCCGGTCGTCGGGCAGCAGCTCGACCGGCGGGAAACTCAACACGTCACCGCCACAGTCGGAGCACTCACACCCGTCATGGTCGTCGGCCGCCTCCTCGACCTGGTCGAGAAGCTCGTTGTCGGACATCGCCCCGGCCGACCCGCGCAGCGTGCGCAGGTCGATGACGTTTCCCGTCTTCCCACTCTTGGCCATTCCCGCAACTTACTCCACACCGGCACCGGGAGAGTACGGCTATCCGATGCCTCGGGATCGCGCCTTGAACGCGGCCTTGCGCGCGGCCTTCGCCGCCGAGGGATCGGGCAGGGTACGTCCCAGCAGCTCCAGCACCTCGACCACGTCCGCGTGGTCCACCCGCCACATCTCCTCGATCATATGGGCGGGCGGGCCGGAGGCGGCGAGGTTCTGCGCGAAGTTCTCCGGGTCCTCCATCGCGCCGGGCAGCGCGAGGGCGAGCATGTCCACGCTCACCCAGAGCACCTCCTCGTGGGTGAGCGCGGGGGCGGGCAGGTCGCGGGCGGAGAGCCAGTGGATCAGGTGCGGGCGCAGCTCCGGGTCGTCGAGCCGGGCGCGCACCGCCTCCTCGGCGTCCACGCCGAGCCGGTCGACGATCGAGATCGCGATGCCGCGCACCACCGCGGGCGCCCCGGTGACCGCGGCGAGCAGCTCGGCGGCGGCCTCCGCGGGGCCGCGGCGCTCCAGCCACCCGGTGATCGCCCGCTCGGCCTCCTCCTCCGGGGGACCGCCCATCAGCCAGGCGATCAGGCCTCCCGCGCTCGCCTCCGCCGGGTCGCCGTCCGGCTCGAGGTGGTCGTCGGCGGCGGCCCAGGCGCCGGACGCGCCGGAGGCGCCGCCCGCGCGCCCGGCGGGCGCGGCGTCGGACAGCGAGATCGTCAGGTTGGTGCCCTTCTCCAGGGAGTCCGCGTCGATCGCGCTGAACATGCTCTTGGCCATGCCGTACCGGCTGGTGTCGGCGAGCGCGGCGGGCATCTCCGGCTCGATCTCGTCGAGCCGGGCCCGCATCGCCGCCGCCCGCTCGGCGTCGACCTCCCCGGCCTCCTCGAGGAAGTCCACCAACGCACGTGCCGCCGCGATGGTCTCGCCCGCGCTCTCCGGCGGGGTGATGACCTTGCGCGGGTAGATGTCGAGCAGCAACCGCTCGAACGTCTCGGGGGCGAAGTCGCCCAGCGTCGTGACCTCAAGGTAGTCACTGGCGTAGTCGCACAGCAGCCGCATCTCGCCGATGTCGACTTCGATGCCGCGCGACCGGGCCCAGTCGCGCATGCGCTCGACGGCCTGGTTCACCCATTCGATCGACACACGCAGAAACTAACGGCTCACCGTGCAGCACCGCGAATCGGCGTGGCGCGAACCGGTCTCTTTGCCCAGGTGAGCGGGTGGTTCAGGCCAGCTCGAGGGGATCGATGCGGACCTGCACCGGATCGGGGGACCTGCGTGCCGCGCGCACCGCGGAGGCGGCCTTGAGCGCCCGGGCCAGTTCGGCCCCGCGGGCGCCCGGCACGCGCACCATGAGCCGCTCCCGGGGCCGGTCGTCGGCCGCGCCGGCGTCGGGCTCGCCGGGGCGCGGGCGGGGCGGGTCGACGGGGACCGGGCCGAGGATCTGCGCGCCGGGCGGCAGGTCGAGGGCGGCGGTCATCTCCTGCACCGCCGCGGCCACGCCGGTGAGCGTGGCGACCCGCACCGCGGGCGGGAAGCCGAGCTCGGCGCGCTCGGCGAGCTCCCGCTCGGAGAAGGTGACCGGGTCCCAGCGCACCAGCGCCTGCGTCGGCGCGAGCGCGGCCTCCGCGGCCACCACGAGCTCGGCGTGCGGGCGCAGCAGGGCGGCGGCGTTCATCCAGCGGCGCAGCGTCTCCTCCGCGGCCCGCAGGTCGGGGCGGCCGAGCAGGGCCCAGCCGTCGAGCAGCACGGCGGCCGCGTACCCGCCCGCGGCGACCGGCTCGGCGCCCGGGGTGGCGACCACGAGGGCGGGCTCGGGCCCGACCGCGGCGAGCACCCCGTCGCGGCCCGAGGTGCGCACCGGGACCGCGGGGAACGCCCGGCCGAGCTCCTCGGCGGTACGGCGGGCGCCGACGACGACCGCGCGCACCCCGGCGTCGCCACAGGCCGGGCAGCGCCAGGCGCCGGCGACGCGGCCGCACCAGCGGCAGTACGGCATGGCGTGGCCGCTGCGCAGCGCGAGCGGGCCGCCGCAGCTCGGCCCGGACGGCCGCGCTCCCCCGGCGGCGGCCGGGCTGTGGCCGCACCGCGCCGGGGCCCGGCAGGACCGGCAGGCGAGCGCGGGCAGGTAGCCGCGCCGCGGCACCTGGACCAGCACCGGCCCGTCGGCCAGGCCGCGCTTCAGCGTGCGCCAGGCGAGGTTGGGCAGCCGGGCGGCGCGCGCCGCCTCGTCGCGGGCGAGCTCGGCGTCGTCGCCGGAGGGGCGCACCCGGGGGGCGGCGGCGCGCAGCGCCGTGCGGTCCGGGGTGATCGGCCGTGCCCAACCGGTGGCCACCAGGCGGGTCGCCTCGGCGGTGCGCGCGTACCCGCCGACGAGCAGCGCGGCGCCGGTCTGGTGGGCGCGCAGCGCGAGCACCTCCCGGGCGTGCGGGTAGGGGGCGCGCGGCTCGGCGTGCAGGTCGTCCCCGTCGTCCCAGATCACCGCGAGGCCGAGGTCGTGCACCGGCGCGAACATCGCCGCGCGGGTGCCGACCACGGCGCGTACCCCGCCGCGCAGCACCCGCAGCCAGCGCCGGTACCGCTCGGCCGGGCCGAGGTCGGCGGTGAGGGCGACGTGCGGCATGTCGCCGAGCGCCCGGTGCACGAGGTCGACGTCCTTGCCGTCGGGCACCACCACGAGCGCCCCGCGCCCGGCGGCGAGCGCGACCCGCACCGCGGCGGCGACGCAGCGCGGCCAGCGCGGGCCGTCCGGGCCGGTGCCCGGGATCGCGTTCCACACCGCCCGCGGCGCCCGCCCGTCGGCGAGCGCGGCGAGGAAGAAGCCTCCGGCCGGGTAGTCCGCCCACTCGCGGGCGGCCCGCTCGAGCGTCTCGCGGTCCGGGTCGGTACGGCCGGGCGGCTGCGGGGCCGGGTCCGCGGTCTCGGCCTCCACCCGGGCGTGCCGCGGCGGGATGGCGAGCCGGAGCACGTCGGGGAGGGTGCCCGCGTACCGGTCGGCGACCGCCCGGGCGAGGCGGGCGATCTCGGGGGTGAGCACGGGCTCGGGCGAGACCACCCGCTCCAGCCAGGCGAGCCGGCCGCGGTGCTCGCTGGAGTCGGCGCGGTCCAGCAGGTAGCCGTCGACGAGCTTGCCCGCGAACCGGACCCGCACCCGGCAGCCGGGCACGGCCTGCTCGTCGAGCGTGGCCGGGACCAGGTAGTCGAAGGGCCGGTCGAGGTGCGGCAGCGGGGTGTCGACCACGACCCGCGCCACCGGCGCCGAGGCGGCGGCCGCCCGTCCGCCGGGCCCGGGGGCCACCGCGCCGGACCGGGGTGCCGCACCGGGGTCGACAGTCACGCCCCTTGTCCTACCAGATCCCGCCCACCGGTTCCGGGCGCCGGGCCGCGCCTGTGGACACCGGGGCGGTGCCGGGCCCGCGCACCGGCGCCCGGCGGCGCCGCGCCGCGCCGCCGTCGGCGGATGCGCGACCTCGCGCTCCCCCGCCCGGACGCGGACGCGACGGCGGCGGCCAGGTCACCGCGCGTGCCTGCGGCGAGACCGCGCCCACGGGCCTGCGGCGCGAGCACGCCGCGCGGCGCGCTCCGGGTGCGGGCGGCACCCGTCCCGACTGGGGCACGCTCCCGGCATCGGCGGCGGGCGACGTAGCCATGCGGCCGCCGTACCCCTCCGGGCGATGGCCGGTACGCCGCTCAGTGGCCGCCGTTGCGCTCCAGGCGCAGGGCGAGGGCCGGGCACATGGCGATCGCCTTCTCCGCGTCCTTCTCCAGGCGGGCCGGGAGGGGGCTGTTGGGGATCACCGGGAAGCCGTGGATGTCGAGCGTGATGTACCCGGAGAGCACGCCCGCGCACAGGCCGTGGCCGTCGCAGCGGCTCCAGTCGACGACGAGGCGGCCGACGGTCGGCTGGCTCGGCTCCTCCATCGGCACCGGCAGCCTGCCCAGCACCTTGCGCCCGCAGGAGCCGTTGAGCACGTGCTGGTTGACGTCCTCCTTGAACGCCTCGAGCGCCGACAGCACGAACCGGGACAGGCCGTCGGGGTGCGAGCACGCGCCGCGGCCCTTCACCGCGCCCGCGGCCCGCCGTACCGTCTCGAGGGTGACCGAGCCGCCCCGGCCCTCGGCGAGCGCCTCCATCGCCTCGGCGAGCACGGGCAGGCCGAGCGCGCACGGGCCGCACTGGCCCGCCGACTCCCCGGCCATGTACCGGGCGACGCGGGCCGCCTCGCCGAGCGGGCAGGTGTCCGGGCCGAGCGGCAGGATGATGCCGGCGCCGAGCTGGGTGCCGACCGGCTTGAGCCCGGCGCGGGACAGCTCGGCGCGCATCGCGGCCTCGCCGGAGATGAACTTGCCGTGGTAGCCGCCGATCACCACGCCGTCGCCGGGGTCGGCGTCGCACAGCTCCAGCACCACGCGCAGCGGGATGCCCGCGGGCGCCTCGACCACGGCGGGCGACTTCGCCGAGCCGAGCACGGTGAGCAGGATCGTGCCGGGCTCCTCGGCGGTGCCCGCCATGCGGTAGCCGTCGGCGCCGAGCGAGGCGAGCATGGCGAGCTGGGAGTAGGTCTCCGCGTTCGACAGCAGCGTGGGCAGGCCCGCCACGCCGCTCTCGCTCGCCCGGACCTTGCGGCCGGGCGGGATGGGCTTGAGCCCGTTGATGCCGCGCACCAGCGCGCCGCCCTCGCCGGTGACGAACCGCTCGGGGAACCGCACCACCCGGGCGAGGCCGGTGAGCCCGCGCTCGGCGATCGCGCTCTCCACCGAGACCTGGGCCTCGGGGTCGGTGACGCCGACGATCACCTCGCGGGCGCGCAGCGCGGTCGCGGCGAGCACCGCGCCGTCGAGCATGAGGTGGGGGGCGCGGGTGAGCAGCACCTTGTCCTTGTAGCTGCCCGGCTCGCCCTCGGTGCCGTTGACGACGACCACGACCTCGCTGCGCTTCTGGTTCGCCGACTCGGCGACGGCCATGACCTTGCGGGCGAAGGGGAAGCCGGCGCCGCCGCGGCCGCGCAGGTTGCCGGCCTCGGCGAGCATGATCAGCTCACCGAGCGACAACAAGGGGGTCTCGCCGTGCAACGCGCGATGGGTGGGCCAGTCGATCCGTCGTACCCGGTCCAGCCCGGCGGTCAGCCAGGCCGGCCCGATGTTGCGCACCTCGGGAAGGCCGGAGTTCATGCCGAACGCACCCCTCGACCGGAGTCAACGGACGCCCCGTCGGCTCTCCTGCGCAATCGCATCACCTGGTTTCCTTGGTCCGCGGTCCCCGCAATGCCGTTGGAGCGGTACGAAACCCGGACGCCGCCGAAGCCGCGCTCCGGGCGTGTATCGTCCAAAAGGTAACCCCTCCTCCTTCCTCATGAGTAACTTTTGCCGCAAATACGCACGGAGACCACGGAGGGGTTTGGCGAGAGGGAAAGACCGATCGGCCGGTGAGCGCGCCGGGCGGCCACGCAGTCCCGGCGCGCGGCGGGCGAGGACCCCTCTCGCCCGCCCGCGACGGGTGCGTCCCGTCGCTCACCGGCCACCCCCAGTGTTCAGGCGGATTCGGCGGGAGACATCCGTAGAAGTGCCTATGCCCAGTGCCGGAATTCGCCCTGTTTAATCCTTTTCATGCCGTCTTCTGGCTTTCCGGATCCGACGCAGGCGGGTATTCGGCGGCGAGCCAAGTGGCCACCTGGGCGCGGGAGGTGAGGCCCGCCTTGGCGAGGATGTTGCGCACGTGCGCGTCGACCGTGCGCCGCGCGATCGCCAGCCGCTCGGCGATCATCGGGTTGGACAGGCCCTCGCTGATCAGCCGGGCCACCTGGAGCTGCCGCTCGCTCAGCGTGCCGATGGCCGGGGGCGCGAGCCGCGCCGGGTCCGCGAGCTGGTCGGACGGCGGCTCGGCCCCCGAGGGTAAGGACGGCGCCAGGTCCGGCGCCGCGGCCGGTACCGGGCCCGCGCGACCGGCCTCCCCGAGCTCGCGCAGCCGCAGCGCGCCGTACCGGCGGAAGGTCTCGAGCATGCGGTGGCGCGTGCCGGAGCGGACCACGATCGAGGCGGCCACGAGCCCGGCGAGGGCGGGCGCGACGGCCTCGCGGGGCAGCCCGCCGCCCGCGCAGGCGCGCTCCGCGTCCGCCACGGTGAACACGCCGGACAGCACCGACAGCCGGGCCCACAGCAGCCGCTGGCGGGGGTCGCACAGCTCGTGGCTCCAGTCGAGCGCCGCGCGCAGCCCCTGGTGGCGGGCGAGCGGGGTACGGATCACCCCGGCGAGCAGCTCGAACCGGTCGTCGAGCCGGGCGAGCAGCTCGCGGACGGTGAGCGAGCGGAGCCGGGCGGCGGCGAGCTCGATGGCGAGCGGCAGCCCGTCCAGGCGGCGGCACAGCTCCCGTGCGGCGGGCAGCGTGCGCGTGGTGAGCGTGAAGCCCGGGTCGGCCGCCTGCCCGCGCTCGCGCAGCAGCTCGACGGCCTCGTCGAGGGGCAGCGGCGCCACCGCGAGCACCCGCTCCCCAGGGAGCCCGAGCGGGCGGCGGGAGGTCGCCACGACCCGCAGCCGGGGCGCCGCGCGCAGCAGGGCGACCACCAGTGCCCCGGCGGCCTCCCCCAGGTGCTCGCAGGTGTCGAGCAGGACCAGCGCCCGCGCGTCGCCGATCGCGTCCGCGACCGCCTCGGCGAGCGGCCCGGTCACCTCCCCGGCGACCTCGCCCGCCCACTCCGGGAACGCCGGCAGCGGGCCGTCGGGCGGCACGTCGGCGGGACGATCGGCGGGGCCGTCCGCGGCACCCGGCGCCCGTATCCCCGGGCGGTCGCCGCCGGGCCCCCGCAGCGCCGCCGCCACCGCATGGGCGGCCGCGCGCAGCGCCGCCCTCGGGTCGGCCGCGGCCGGGTCGCCCGGGGGCGCCGCCTCGGACAGCTCGGCGTACCAGGCGCCGCCCGGCAGGCGGCGCCGCGACGACTCGGCGATCCGGATCGCGACGCGGCTCTTGCCCACGCCGGCCGGGCCGGTGACGGTGACCAGCCGCGCGTGGGCCAGCAGCCGCAGGCCGGCGCGCACCTCGGGCCCGCGGCCGACCAGCCCGCTCACCTCGACCGGAAGGTTTCCCACGTCAGCCATCTGGTCGATCTAAACACGGCGCGGCCCGGCCGCGCCGATCAAACACCGCGCGGCCCGGCCGCGCCGATCAAACACCGCGCGGCCCGGCCGCGCCGATCAAACACCGCGCGGGCCGCCCGTCCCGGCTCCGGCTCTGCGCGGGCCGCCACGGCGCGGGGGTGCCGGGCCGGTGGGTCAGCCGTCCCCGAGCC is a window from the Thermopolyspora flexuosa genome containing:
- a CDS encoding primosomal protein N', translated to MTVDPGAAPRSGAVAPGPGGRAAAASAPVARVVVDTPLPHLDRPFDYLVPATLDEQAVPGCRVRVRFAGKLVDGYLLDRADSSEHRGRLAWLERVVSPEPVLTPEIARLARAVADRYAGTLPDVLRLAIPPRHARVEAETADPAPQPPGRTDPDRETLERAAREWADYPAGGFFLAALADGRAPRAVWNAIPGTGPDGPRWPRCVAAAVRVALAAGRGALVVVPDGKDVDLVHRALGDMPHVALTADLGPAERYRRWLRVLRGGVRAVVGTRAAMFAPVHDLGLAVIWDDGDDLHAEPRAPYPHAREVLALRAHQTGAALLVGGYARTAEATRLVATGWARPITPDRTALRAAAPRVRPSGDDAELARDEAARAARLPNLAWRTLKRGLADGPVLVQVPRRGYLPALACRSCRAPARCGHSPAAAGGARPSGPSCGGPLALRSGHAMPYCRWCGRVAGAWRCPACGDAGVRAVVVGARRTAEELGRAFPAVPVRTSGRDGVLAAVGPEPALVVATPGAEPVAAGGYAAAVLLDGWALLGRPDLRAAEETLRRWMNAAALLRPHAELVVAAEAALAPTQALVRWDPVTFSERELAERAELGFPPAVRVATLTGVAAAVQEMTAALDLPPGAQILGPVPVDPPRPRPGEPDAGAADDRPRERLMVRVPGARGAELARALKAASAVRAARRSPDPVQVRIDPLELA
- a CDS encoding NADH-quinone oxidoreductase subunit NuoF family protein, producing the protein MNSGLPEVRNIGPAWLTAGLDRVRRIDWPTHRALHGETPLLSLGELIMLAEAGNLRGRGGAGFPFARKVMAVAESANQKRSEVVVVVNGTEGEPGSYKDKVLLTRAPHLMLDGAVLAATALRAREVIVGVTDPEAQVSVESAIAERGLTGLARVVRFPERFVTGEGGALVRGINGLKPIPPGRKVRASESGVAGLPTLLSNAETYSQLAMLASLGADGYRMAGTAEEPGTILLTVLGSAKSPAVVEAPAGIPLRVVLELCDADPGDGVVIGGYHGKFISGEAAMRAELSRAGLKPVGTQLGAGIILPLGPDTCPLGEAARVARYMAGESAGQCGPCALGLPVLAEAMEALAEGRGGSVTLETVRRAAGAVKGRGACSHPDGLSRFVLSALEAFKEDVNQHVLNGSCGRKVLGRLPVPMEEPSQPTVGRLVVDWSRCDGHGLCAGVLSGYITLDIHGFPVIPNSPLPARLEKDAEKAIAMCPALALRLERNGGH
- a CDS encoding helix-turn-helix transcriptional regulator, whose protein sequence is MADVGNLPVEVSGLVGRGPEVRAGLRLLAHARLVTVTGPAGVGKSRVAIRIAESSRRRLPGGAWYAELSEAAPPGDPAAADPRAALRAAAHAVAAALRGPGGDRPGIRAPGAADGPADRPADVPPDGPLPAFPEWAGEVAGEVTGPLAEAVADAIGDARALVLLDTCEHLGEAAGALVVALLRAAPRLRVVATSRRPLGLPGERVLAVAPLPLDEAVELLRERGQAADPGFTLTTRTLPAARELCRRLDGLPLAIELAAARLRSLTVRELLARLDDRFELLAGVIRTPLARHQGLRAALDWSHELCDPRQRLLWARLSVLSGVFTVADAERACAGGGLPREAVAPALAGLVAASIVVRSGTRHRMLETFRRYGALRLRELGEAGRAGPVPAAAPDLAPSLPSGAEPPSDQLADPARLAPPAIGTLSERQLQVARLISEGLSNPMIAERLAIARRTVDAHVRNILAKAGLTSRAQVATWLAAEYPPASDPESQKTA